One window from the genome of Jiangella alba encodes:
- a CDS encoding Rrf2 family transcriptional regulator, whose translation MAVSTRTAVAAHALTFLARWDGEGWQPSAKIADSLESNPVLVRRILGMLQAKGLVAAAEGSGGGWRLSRPAAEITLLDAYTAVEDGAAVLPTHAHPPSRSCAIGRHMQALLEEEFAAAQRAMEDRLARTTIADLHRQIMRRDAVSA comes from the coding sequence ATGGCCGTCAGTACACGCACCGCGGTGGCGGCGCACGCCCTCACGTTCCTGGCCCGGTGGGACGGCGAGGGCTGGCAGCCGTCGGCGAAGATCGCCGACAGCCTGGAGAGCAACCCGGTCCTGGTCCGCCGGATCCTGGGCATGCTCCAGGCCAAGGGCCTGGTCGCCGCCGCCGAGGGCAGTGGCGGCGGCTGGCGGCTGTCCCGGCCGGCCGCGGAGATCACGCTGCTCGACGCCTACACCGCCGTCGAGGACGGCGCCGCGGTGCTGCCGACCCACGCGCATCCGCCCAGCCGGAGCTGCGCGATCGGGCGCCACATGCAGGCGCTGCTGGAGGAGGAGTTCGCGGCCGCGCAGCGTGCGATGGAGGACCGCCTGGCCCGGACGACGATCGCCGACCTGCACCGCCAGATCATGCGCCGCGACGCCGTCAGCGCCTGA
- a CDS encoding helix-turn-helix domain-containing protein, protein MSTTEEYARGLREAFGARLQELRDAAEPELSQEALAIAAGLDRSYVGMLERAERTPSIFVVHLLAGALGRSASDLLPDHPPPVLPTVPE, encoded by the coding sequence GTGTCCACGACCGAGGAGTACGCCCGCGGCCTGCGCGAGGCGTTCGGCGCCCGGCTGCAAGAGCTGCGCGACGCCGCCGAGCCTGAGCTGAGCCAGGAGGCCCTGGCCATCGCCGCCGGGCTGGATCGCTCGTACGTCGGGATGCTCGAGCGCGCCGAGCGGACCCCGTCGATCTTCGTCGTGCACCTCCTAGCAGGGGCGTTGGGGCGCTCGGCCAGCGATCTGCTGCCTGATCACCCGCCACCCGTTCTGCCCACTGTGCCCGAATAG
- a CDS encoding helix-turn-helix transcriptional regulator produces the protein MPQPPDDERRALSAFGTRVRELRRELGLSQEDLADRANLHRTYVGSIERGERNVALLNIHRLARALGVTARDLL, from the coding sequence GTGCCCCAGCCTCCCGACGACGAGCGCCGCGCCCTCAGCGCGTTCGGCACTCGCGTCCGGGAGCTCCGCCGTGAGCTGGGCCTCAGTCAGGAGGACCTCGCCGACCGCGCCAACCTCCATCGCACCTACGTCGGCTCGATCGAGCGCGGCGAACGCAACGTGGCGCTGCTGAACATCCATCGGCTCGCCCGCGCCCTGGGAGTCACCGCCCGCGATCTGCTCTGA
- the fabF gene encoding beta-ketoacyl-ACP synthase II yields MSQSQARVVVTGLGATTPVGGDVASTWESLLAGRSGVRKLTQEWVADLPVQIGAPVAVDPSEVLPRVEARRLDRSAQFAIICARQAWADAGFSGKASEAGLDPDRVGVVCASGIGGLTTLLSNYDQLLASGPRRVSPLAIPMLMPNSPSANVSIELQAQAGAHTPVSACSSGAEALAYAVDMIRLGRADVVVAGGTEAVISPLPIAAFANMMALSKRSDDPTAVSRPFDKNRDGFVLGEGGALMVLESAEHAAARGARVYAEIAGSGMSADAHHIAQPEPTGRGVITAIRKALTDSGLSPDDIAHVNCHATSTPTGDAAESVALNAVFGDRTSSIPVTAPKSMIGHLLGGAGAVESLATVLTLHHGLVPPTANVDDVDDDINLDIVRTTPRKLDDGPLAALNDSFGFGGHNVVLAFRRT; encoded by the coding sequence ATGTCGCAATCCCAGGCACGAGTCGTCGTCACCGGGCTCGGCGCCACCACGCCCGTCGGGGGCGACGTAGCGTCGACCTGGGAGTCCCTGCTCGCCGGTCGATCCGGCGTACGCAAGCTGACCCAGGAGTGGGTCGCCGACCTGCCGGTGCAGATCGGTGCGCCGGTCGCCGTCGACCCCTCCGAGGTCCTCCCCCGCGTCGAGGCCCGGCGGCTGGACCGCTCGGCCCAGTTCGCCATCATCTGCGCCCGCCAGGCGTGGGCCGACGCCGGATTCTCCGGCAAGGCCAGCGAGGCGGGACTCGACCCCGACCGCGTCGGCGTCGTCTGCGCCTCCGGCATCGGCGGGCTCACGACGCTGCTGTCCAACTACGACCAGCTGCTCGCGTCCGGCCCGCGCCGGGTGTCGCCGCTGGCCATCCCCATGCTGATGCCGAACAGCCCGTCCGCGAACGTCAGCATCGAGCTGCAGGCGCAGGCCGGCGCGCACACGCCCGTCAGCGCGTGCTCGTCCGGCGCCGAGGCGCTCGCTTACGCCGTCGACATGATCCGGCTGGGCCGGGCCGACGTCGTGGTCGCCGGCGGCACCGAGGCGGTCATCTCGCCGCTGCCCATCGCCGCGTTCGCGAACATGATGGCGCTGTCCAAGCGCAGCGACGACCCCACGGCCGTCAGCCGCCCGTTCGACAAGAACCGCGACGGCTTCGTCCTCGGCGAGGGCGGCGCGCTGATGGTGCTGGAGTCGGCCGAGCACGCCGCGGCCCGCGGCGCCCGCGTCTACGCCGAGATCGCCGGCTCCGGCATGAGCGCCGATGCCCACCACATCGCCCAGCCCGAGCCGACCGGCCGCGGCGTCATCACGGCCATCCGCAAGGCGCTGACCGACTCCGGCCTGTCGCCCGACGACATCGCGCACGTGAACTGCCACGCCACGTCCACCCCGACCGGCGACGCCGCCGAGTCGGTGGCGCTGAACGCCGTCTTCGGCGACCGCACGTCGTCGATCCCGGTCACCGCGCCGAAGTCGATGATCGGGCACCTGCTCGGCGGCGCCGGCGCCGTCGAGTCGCTGGCCACGGTGCTCACGCTGCACCACGGCCTGGTGCCGCCCACGGCGAACGTCGACGACGTCGACGACGACATCAACCTCGACATCGTCCGCACCACCCCGCGAAAGCTCGACGACGGTCCGCTGGCCGCGCTGAACGACTCGTTCGGGTTCGGCGGGCACAACGTCGTCCTGGCCTTCAGGAGGACCTGA
- a CDS encoding acyl carrier protein, which produces MATTEEIREGLAEIVNEITGVPAEDVQLEKSFTDDLDIDSLSMVEVVVAAEEKFNVKIPDEEVKNLATVGDAVTFIEKAGS; this is translated from the coding sequence ATGGCCACCACCGAGGAGATCCGCGAGGGTCTTGCCGAGATCGTCAACGAGATCACCGGCGTTCCCGCCGAGGACGTGCAGCTCGAGAAGTCCTTCACCGACGACCTCGACATCGACTCGCTGTCGATGGTCGAGGTGGTCGTCGCGGCCGAAGAGAAGTTCAACGTGAAGATCCCCGACGAAGAGGTCAAGAACCTGGCCACCGTCGGCGACGCCGTCACGTTCATCGAGAAGGCAGGGTCGTAA
- a CDS encoding DNA glycosylase AlkZ-like family protein — protein MITRAQVLAYRAAAGGLSGPGSVLLTGVQDHPVGASARLALALRGASAAAPDRGVLVHSVRAAMHVHRSDDLGLLAAALRVDDGAELAKQAIGPFGAALGAGFGAAVDDVAAVMRHVMADGVARTKGELSGAVSPRVDRRLAPWCQGCGVHHVQDALFRYATLQAALVIDVESPKVFRFRVLSAEPGDAWAGAPARAELVRRFVHAAGPVRPAHLAAWLALAPAAAKRWWSLAEPDLADVEVDGRRGWVLAADVPVLEAPPEPGELRLLGPYDPLTELADRDFLLPDPAARRQVWAATANPGIVLRDGEIAGTWRRRTARGRLTLTVSPFDALPPGWADRPGVAADADVIGRYFEAEEVLIDTAN, from the coding sequence ATGATCACGCGTGCGCAGGTGCTCGCCTATCGAGCCGCGGCCGGCGGGCTGTCGGGCCCGGGGTCGGTGCTGCTCACGGGCGTGCAGGACCATCCGGTGGGTGCCTCGGCGCGGCTGGCGCTGGCCCTGCGCGGGGCGTCTGCGGCCGCGCCGGATCGGGGCGTACTGGTGCATTCGGTGCGAGCTGCCATGCATGTGCACCGATCGGACGACCTCGGCCTGCTGGCCGCCGCGCTGCGCGTCGACGACGGGGCGGAGCTGGCGAAGCAGGCCATCGGCCCGTTCGGCGCCGCCCTCGGTGCCGGCTTCGGCGCCGCCGTCGACGACGTCGCCGCCGTCATGCGCCACGTCATGGCCGACGGCGTGGCGCGCACCAAGGGCGAGCTGTCCGGCGCCGTCTCACCCCGGGTCGACCGGCGGCTGGCGCCGTGGTGTCAGGGCTGCGGGGTGCATCACGTGCAGGACGCGCTGTTCCGCTACGCCACGCTGCAGGCCGCCCTCGTCATCGACGTCGAGTCGCCGAAGGTGTTCCGGTTCCGAGTGCTGTCCGCCGAGCCGGGCGACGCGTGGGCCGGGGCGCCGGCGCGGGCCGAGCTCGTCCGCCGGTTCGTCCACGCGGCCGGGCCGGTGCGTCCGGCTCACCTCGCCGCCTGGCTGGCGCTCGCGCCGGCGGCGGCGAAACGGTGGTGGTCGCTGGCCGAGCCCGACCTCGCCGACGTCGAGGTCGATGGCCGGCGTGGTTGGGTGCTCGCGGCGGACGTGCCGGTGCTCGAGGCTCCGCCGGAGCCCGGCGAGCTGCGGCTGCTCGGTCCCTACGATCCGCTCACCGAACTGGCCGACCGCGACTTCCTGCTGCCCGACCCCGCCGCCCGCCGGCAGGTCTGGGCGGCGACGGCGAACCCCGGCATCGTTCTGCGGGACGGCGAGATCGCCGGCACCTGGCGGCGCCGCACCGCCCGCGGCCGCCTCACCCTCACGGTGTCGCCGTTCGACGCGTTGCCGCCTGGTTGGGCCGACCGGCCTGGCGTCGCTGCCGACGCCGACGTCATCGGACGGTACTTCGAGGCCGAGGAGGTGCTCATCGACACTGCGAACTGA
- a CDS encoding acyltransferase domain-containing protein, translating into MLVIVAPGQGSQTPGFLTPWLEDPSFAARIDWLSAVAGLDLAHYGTEADADTIRDTAIAQPLLVASGLVAALALFPHPADGFAAVGAAAGHSVGEITAAAAVRVITAEQAMVFVRERGRGMAEAAAKESTGMTAVLGGDPDDVLATLQRHGLTPANVNGAGQVVAAGTAAQLEALAGDPPQGARLRALSVAGAFHTTHMASAVKRLRHYAQSISTHDPRTLLLSNRDGQVVHDGRQVLDRLVDQVSNPVRWDLCMQAMADLGVTGVLEMPPAGTLTGLARRALPGVETFALKTPDQLDAARAFVEQHGGQPSPLATNPTWRLVVAPVKGTFAAAGAKTGDHLAAGDTVGTVSSLRDAVEVTAGHGGTIIEWLVEDGDPVAPGQPLVRLHPEAVA; encoded by the coding sequence GTGCTTGTGATCGTCGCCCCCGGTCAGGGGTCCCAGACGCCCGGGTTCCTCACGCCGTGGCTGGAGGACCCGTCGTTCGCCGCCCGTATCGACTGGCTGTCCGCCGTCGCCGGGCTGGACCTCGCCCACTACGGCACCGAGGCCGACGCCGACACCATCCGCGACACCGCCATCGCCCAGCCGCTGCTGGTGGCGTCGGGTCTGGTCGCGGCGCTCGCGCTGTTCCCGCACCCGGCCGACGGCTTCGCGGCGGTGGGCGCGGCGGCCGGGCACAGTGTCGGCGAGATCACCGCGGCCGCCGCCGTCCGCGTCATCACCGCCGAGCAGGCCATGGTGTTCGTCCGCGAGCGCGGGCGGGGCATGGCCGAGGCGGCCGCGAAGGAGTCCACCGGCATGACGGCCGTCCTCGGCGGCGACCCCGACGACGTCCTCGCGACGCTGCAGCGGCACGGCCTCACCCCCGCCAACGTCAACGGCGCCGGCCAGGTCGTCGCCGCCGGCACCGCCGCCCAGCTCGAGGCGCTGGCCGGCGACCCGCCGCAGGGCGCCCGGCTGCGCGCGCTGTCGGTCGCCGGTGCGTTCCACACCACGCACATGGCGTCGGCGGTGAAGCGGCTGCGGCACTACGCGCAGTCGATCAGCACCCACGACCCCCGCACGCTGCTGCTGTCCAACCGCGACGGCCAGGTCGTCCACGACGGCCGCCAGGTGCTCGACCGCCTGGTCGACCAGGTGTCCAACCCGGTCCGCTGGGACCTCTGCATGCAGGCCATGGCCGACCTCGGCGTCACCGGCGTGCTGGAGATGCCGCCGGCCGGCACGCTGACCGGCCTGGCCAGGCGCGCGCTGCCCGGCGTCGAGACGTTCGCGCTGAAGACGCCCGACCAGCTCGACGCCGCCCGCGCGTTCGTCGAGCAGCACGGCGGCCAGCCCAGCCCGCTGGCCACCAACCCGACGTGGCGCCTCGTCGTCGCGCCGGTCAAGGGCACGTTCGCCGCCGCCGGCGCCAAGACCGGCGACCACCTGGCCGCCGGCGACACCGTCGGCACCGTCAGCTCGCTGCGCGACGCCGTCGAGGTCACGGCCGGGCACGGCGGCACCATCATCGAATGGCTGGTCGAGGACGGCGATCCGGTCGCCCCCGGCCAGCCCCTGGTCCGGCTGCACCCCGAGGCGGTGGCGTGA
- a CDS encoding helix-turn-helix domain-containing protein: MPAHDDVKTRKAAFLMAFGETARARRTALGLTQRQLDARMGYRGKFSGGVERGTRNLTLDNLYLLAAALETDPYDLLKGTQQPPPA; the protein is encoded by the coding sequence ATGCCCGCACACGACGACGTCAAGACCCGCAAGGCCGCGTTCCTCATGGCCTTCGGCGAGACGGCGCGCGCCCGACGCACGGCGCTCGGACTGACGCAGCGACAGCTGGACGCCCGCATGGGCTACCGCGGCAAGTTCTCCGGCGGCGTCGAACGCGGCACCCGGAACCTGACGCTGGACAACCTCTACCTCCTGGCGGCAGCTCTCGAGACCGACCCGTACGACCTGCTGAAGGGCACCCAGCAGCCACCACCCGCCTGA
- a CDS encoding pirin family protein, with protein MSAEVRRAGDRFVTPGDGVVSRHSFSFGPHYDPGNVGFGLLVVANDDVARPHGGYPVHPHRDVEIVTWVLSGALAHEDTAGHGGSLLPGVVQRMSAGRGVRHSELATGAGARFVQMWVPPGAPGADPSYGQADVTADLAGGGLVPVVSGLRRHAGDVAVGLGQPAAALHVARLRPGDAVTLPSAPFVHVYVTRGAADVETAGRLDEGDAVRFTDEGGRTVTARGAAELLVWEMHASN; from the coding sequence GTGAGCGCCGAGGTCCGGCGGGCCGGCGACCGGTTCGTCACACCCGGCGACGGCGTGGTGTCGCGGCACTCGTTCTCGTTCGGGCCGCACTACGACCCGGGCAACGTCGGCTTCGGCCTGCTCGTGGTGGCCAACGACGACGTCGCGCGGCCGCACGGCGGGTACCCGGTGCACCCGCACCGCGACGTCGAGATCGTCACGTGGGTGCTGTCGGGCGCGCTGGCGCACGAGGACACCGCGGGGCACGGCGGCTCGCTGCTGCCGGGCGTCGTGCAGCGGATGAGCGCCGGCCGCGGCGTCCGCCACTCCGAGCTGGCCACCGGCGCGGGCGCGCGGTTCGTGCAGATGTGGGTGCCGCCGGGCGCGCCGGGCGCCGACCCGTCGTACGGGCAGGCCGACGTGACGGCGGACCTCGCCGGCGGCGGGCTGGTGCCGGTGGTCAGCGGGCTGCGACGGCACGCCGGCGACGTCGCCGTCGGCCTCGGGCAGCCGGCCGCCGCCCTGCACGTCGCGCGGCTACGCCCCGGCGACGCGGTGACGCTGCCGTCGGCGCCGTTCGTGCACGTCTACGTCACCCGCGGCGCCGCCGACGTCGAGACCGCGGGGCGCCTGGACGAGGGCGACGCCGTCCGGTTCACCGACGAGGGCGGCCGGACGGTGACCGCCCGCGGCGCCGCCGAGCTGCTCGTCTGGGAGATGCACGCGTCCAACTGA
- a CDS encoding beta-ketoacyl-ACP synthase III, with translation MSALTIQAERQPRASRILGIGGYRPTRVVTNAEIVEQIDSSDEWIRTRSGIESRRWAGEDETVISMSLAAARKALADAGIQPEQVDCVIVSTVTHLFQTPSAAAQIAYELGTNRAAAFDVSAACAGFCYGLSLASDMVRVGTAGHVVVIGVERLSDLTDRTDRGTAFLFADGAGAAVVGPAAGAAEAGIGPVVWGSDGQHLDHIRQKENWRDALFSETGPEMPHLVMQGNPVFRWASYEMAKVAQEALDAAGVTVDDLDVFVPHQANMRITDAMARQLKLPEKVAIARDIATQGNTSAASIPLAIERMLENGEAQSGDVALIIGFGAGLVYAGQVIRIP, from the coding sequence ATGAGCGCACTCACGATCCAGGCCGAGCGGCAGCCGCGTGCGTCGCGCATCCTCGGCATCGGCGGCTACCGGCCCACCCGGGTCGTCACCAACGCCGAGATCGTCGAGCAGATCGACTCCTCCGACGAGTGGATCCGCACCCGCTCCGGCATCGAGAGCCGCCGCTGGGCCGGTGAAGACGAGACCGTCATCTCGATGAGCCTCGCCGCCGCCCGGAAGGCGCTGGCCGACGCCGGCATCCAGCCCGAGCAGGTCGACTGCGTCATCGTCTCCACCGTCACGCACCTCTTCCAGACCCCGTCGGCCGCCGCCCAGATCGCCTACGAGCTGGGCACCAACCGGGCCGCCGCGTTCGACGTCTCCGCCGCGTGCGCCGGGTTCTGCTACGGGCTGTCGCTGGCGTCCGACATGGTGCGCGTCGGCACCGCCGGCCACGTCGTCGTCATCGGCGTCGAGCGGCTGTCCGACCTCACCGACCGCACCGACCGGGGCACGGCGTTCCTGTTCGCCGACGGCGCCGGAGCCGCGGTCGTCGGACCGGCCGCCGGCGCAGCCGAGGCCGGCATCGGCCCCGTCGTGTGGGGCTCCGACGGCCAGCACCTCGACCACATCAGGCAGAAGGAGAACTGGCGCGACGCCCTGTTCAGCGAGACCGGGCCGGAGATGCCGCACCTGGTCATGCAGGGCAACCCGGTGTTCCGGTGGGCGTCGTACGAGATGGCGAAGGTGGCCCAGGAGGCGCTCGACGCCGCCGGCGTCACCGTCGACGACCTCGACGTGTTCGTGCCGCACCAGGCCAACATGCGCATCACCGACGCGATGGCGCGCCAGCTCAAGCTGCCCGAGAAGGTCGCCATCGCGCGCGACATCGCCACCCAGGGCAACACGTCGGCGGCCTCGATCCCGCTGGCCATCGAGCGCATGCTCGAGAACGGCGAGGCCCAGAGCGGCGACGTCGCCCTCATCATCGGCTTCGGCGCGGGGCTGGTTTACGCCGGTCAGGTGATCCGTATCCCCTGA
- a CDS encoding acyl-CoA carboxylase subunit beta, with product MTALADRSASSSSAAATAKPPRDEDPRHPKHRLGALFDEGSLELISADDLSGMLAAVGTVHGAPVVAFCSDATVMGGAMGADGCRVVVDAYERALADGVPIIGLWHSGGARLPEGVLSLHAVGQIFAVMTRASGVVPQLSVVLGPAAGGGAYGPALTDVVIMGPEGRVFVTGPEVVRSVTGEDVDMLRLGGPEPHGRRSGVVHVVTSTEREALDRARDLAALLGAQGSLEVSSVADRDLGVHFPESAKRAYDVHPIVADVLDDDTGIELHPRWAPNITTTLGRFGGRTVGVIANNPLRLGGCLDSTSAEKAARFVRMCDAFGVPLLVIVDVPGYLPGVGQEWDGVVRRGAKLLHAFAEATVPRVTLVTRKVYGGAYIAMNSRALGATRVFAWPTAEVAVMGAVAAVRVLHRRKLAEVEPEVRPRVEAELAEEHARIAGGLDRAQELGVIDEIVTPEQTRSALARAIADAPERRGAHGNIPL from the coding sequence ATGACGGCTCTGGCGGATCGTTCGGCATCGTCCAGCTCCGCCGCCGCGACGGCCAAGCCGCCGCGGGACGAGGACCCGCGGCACCCGAAGCACCGGCTCGGGGCGCTGTTCGACGAGGGTTCGCTGGAGCTGATCAGCGCCGACGACCTCAGCGGCATGCTCGCCGCCGTCGGCACGGTGCACGGCGCCCCGGTCGTCGCGTTCTGCTCCGACGCCACGGTCATGGGCGGCGCGATGGGCGCCGACGGCTGCCGGGTCGTCGTCGACGCGTACGAGCGGGCATTGGCCGACGGCGTCCCGATCATCGGGCTGTGGCACTCCGGCGGCGCCCGGCTGCCCGAGGGCGTGCTCTCCCTGCACGCCGTCGGGCAGATCTTCGCCGTCATGACCCGCGCGTCGGGGGTCGTACCCCAGCTGTCCGTCGTGCTCGGTCCCGCCGCCGGCGGCGGCGCGTACGGGCCGGCGCTCACCGACGTCGTCATCATGGGGCCCGAGGGCCGGGTCTTCGTGACCGGCCCCGAGGTGGTCCGCTCGGTCACCGGCGAGGACGTCGACATGCTGCGCCTCGGCGGGCCCGAGCCGCACGGCCGCCGCTCCGGCGTCGTCCACGTCGTCACCAGCACCGAGCGCGAGGCGCTGGACCGCGCGCGTGACCTCGCCGCGCTGCTCGGCGCACAGGGGTCGCTGGAGGTTTCCTCCGTCGCCGACCGCGACCTCGGCGTGCACTTCCCTGAGTCGGCGAAGCGCGCCTACGACGTCCACCCGATCGTCGCCGACGTCCTCGACGACGACACCGGCATCGAGCTGCACCCGCGGTGGGCGCCGAACATCACCACCACCCTGGGCCGCTTCGGCGGCCGCACCGTCGGCGTCATCGCGAACAACCCGCTGCGCCTCGGCGGCTGCCTCGACTCCACGTCCGCCGAGAAGGCCGCCCGGTTCGTCCGCATGTGCGACGCCTTCGGCGTGCCCCTCCTCGTGATCGTCGACGTCCCCGGCTACCTCCCCGGCGTCGGCCAGGAGTGGGACGGCGTCGTCCGGCGGGGCGCGAAGCTGCTGCACGCGTTCGCCGAGGCGACCGTGCCGCGGGTGACGCTGGTGACCCGCAAGGTCTACGGCGGCGCGTACATCGCGATGAACTCACGTGCCCTCGGCGCCACGCGCGTCTTCGCCTGGCCGACCGCCGAGGTCGCCGTCATGGGCGCCGTCGCCGCCGTCCGCGTCCTGCACCGGCGCAAGCTGGCCGAGGTCGAGCCCGAGGTGCGGCCGCGGGTCGAGGCGGAGCTGGCCGAGGAGCACGCCCGCATCGCCGGCGGCCTCGACCGCGCCCAGGAGCTCGGGGTCATCGACGAGATCGTCACGCCCGAGCAGACCCGCTCCGCGCTCGCCCGCGCCATCGCCGACGCACCCGAGCGGCGCGGCGCGCACGGCAACATTCCCCTCTGA
- a CDS encoding DUF3145 domain-containing protein, translating into MTTRGVLYIHAATSALCPHIEWAVAGALGVRVKLDWSVQPAAPGMYRAELSWQGASGTGAKIASALRGWMHLRFEVTEEPSPGCEGARYSYTPELGVFHAVTGVHGDIMIPEDRIKAAVVKAAMGEVDLEEELRRLLGAPWDEELEPFRYAGDGAPVRWLHQVV; encoded by the coding sequence GTGACGACACGTGGCGTTCTGTACATCCACGCCGCTACGTCGGCCTTGTGCCCACACATTGAGTGGGCAGTGGCCGGCGCTCTTGGCGTGCGCGTGAAGCTGGACTGGAGCGTCCAGCCGGCCGCCCCTGGGATGTACCGTGCCGAGCTGTCCTGGCAGGGTGCATCGGGCACCGGCGCCAAGATCGCGTCTGCGCTGCGCGGGTGGATGCACCTGCGCTTCGAGGTGACCGAGGAGCCCAGTCCGGGCTGCGAGGGCGCCCGCTACTCCTACACCCCGGAGCTCGGCGTCTTCCACGCGGTGACCGGCGTCCACGGCGACATCATGATCCCCGAGGACCGCATCAAGGCCGCCGTCGTGAAGGCGGCCATGGGCGAGGTCGACCTCGAGGAGGAGCTGCGCCGGCTGCTCGGCGCGCCCTGGGACGAGGAGCTCGAACCGTTCCGGTACGCGGGCGACGGGGCGCCGGTGCGGTGGCTGCACCAGGTCGTCTGA
- a CDS encoding PucR family transcriptional regulator has protein sequence MRSTSDAELPGAHGTSRHERSVHLLERATGRLATAAIARMEDTLSWYRAMPAEQRSWVGLVIQAGIAAFVDWYRNADESRPTPTADVFGTAPRDLIRSISLQQTVEVVRVAIEVVEDNVEDVVGPDDVRDVREGVLRYSREVAFSAAHVYARYAEARGSWDARLEATVVDSLLRGEVDEDVRSRASALGWTAASGVVVIIGRPRPDDGTSADEIRRSARHAGYDVLTGGQGDRLVAVLGRVEDPMQAATAIVTHFGPGPVVVGPLVPDLVSAATSARPAVTGLLAAAGWPDAPRPVSAGALLPERALAGDQDALNDLVAELYVPIAEAGPVILETLAAYLETGASVEAAARLLFVHPNTVRYRLRRVTDVVGLTPTDPRDSYTLRLALSLGRMNPPVIE, from the coding sequence ATGCGGTCCACCTCCGACGCCGAGCTGCCCGGCGCCCACGGCACCAGCCGGCACGAGCGCTCCGTGCACCTCCTGGAGCGCGCGACCGGACGGCTCGCCACGGCGGCGATCGCCCGCATGGAAGACACCCTCAGCTGGTACCGCGCGATGCCCGCGGAGCAGCGGTCCTGGGTGGGCCTGGTGATCCAGGCCGGCATCGCCGCGTTCGTCGACTGGTACCGCAACGCCGACGAGTCGCGTCCCACCCCGACGGCGGACGTGTTCGGCACCGCGCCGCGCGACCTCATCCGCTCGATCAGCCTGCAGCAGACCGTCGAGGTCGTCCGGGTCGCGATAGAGGTCGTCGAGGACAACGTCGAGGACGTCGTCGGACCCGACGACGTGCGCGACGTCCGCGAGGGCGTGCTGCGGTACTCCCGCGAGGTCGCGTTCTCCGCCGCGCACGTCTACGCCCGCTACGCCGAGGCGCGCGGCTCTTGGGACGCCCGGCTGGAGGCGACGGTCGTCGACTCGCTGCTGCGCGGCGAGGTCGACGAGGACGTGCGGTCGCGGGCGTCCGCGCTGGGCTGGACCGCCGCCAGCGGCGTCGTCGTCATCATCGGCCGGCCGCGGCCCGACGACGGCACGTCGGCCGACGAGATCCGCCGCTCGGCCCGTCACGCCGGGTACGACGTGCTCACCGGCGGGCAGGGCGACCGCCTGGTCGCGGTGCTCGGCCGGGTCGAGGACCCGATGCAGGCGGCCACGGCCATCGTCACGCACTTCGGCCCCGGCCCGGTGGTCGTCGGGCCGCTGGTGCCCGACCTCGTCTCGGCGGCGACGTCGGCCCGGCCCGCCGTGACGGGGCTGCTGGCGGCGGCCGGATGGCCCGACGCGCCCCGTCCAGTCTCGGCCGGTGCGCTGCTGCCCGAGCGGGCCCTCGCCGGCGACCAGGACGCGCTGAACGACCTCGTCGCCGAGCTCTACGTGCCCATCGCCGAGGCCGGCCCGGTCATCCTCGAGACCCTGGCCGCATACCTCGAGACCGGCGCATCCGTCGAGGCCGCGGCGCGGCTGCTGTTCGTCCACCCGAACACCGTCCGGTACCGGCTGCGGCGGGTCACCGACGTCGTCGGGCTGACCCCCACCGACCCCCGCGACTCCTACACGCTGCGCCTCGCGCTGTCGCTCGGCCGGATGAATCCGCCGGTCATCGAGTGA